A single window of Arcobacter sp. CECT 8983 DNA harbors:
- the efp gene encoding elongation factor P, which translates to MANISMSELKKGLKIELDGVPYKITEYQHVKPGKGAAFVRCKIKSFLNGKVIEKTFHAGDKCTTPDLQQKTMQYLYDDGEMLQFMDANTYEQIGLTYDQVGDAEKWIIDGMNVDMMFFNGNAITVEPPMTVELKIVETPPNFKGDSQGGKKPATLESGAVVQIPFHLVEGDIIKCDTRTGEYLEKVK; encoded by the coding sequence ATGGCAAATATTTCAATGAGTGAACTAAAAAAAGGTTTAAAAATTGAACTTGATGGTGTTCCTTATAAAATTACTGAATACCAACATGTAAAACCTGGAAAAGGTGCTGCATTTGTTAGATGTAAAATTAAATCATTCTTAAATGGAAAAGTTATTGAAAAAACTTTCCACGCAGGAGACAAATGTACTACTCCAGATTTACAACAAAAAACTATGCAATACCTATATGATGATGGTGAAATGCTACAATTTATGGATGCAAATACTTATGAACAAATTGGTTTAACATATGACCAAGTAGGTGATGCTGAAAAATGGATTATTGATGGAATGAACGTTGATATGATGTTCTTTAATGGTAATGCTATTACTGTTGAACCACCAATGACTGTTGAACTTAAAATTGTAGAAACTCCACCTAACTTCAAAGGTGACTCACAAGGTGGTAAAAAACCAGCTACTTTAGAAAGTGGAGCTGTTGTACAGATTCCTTTCCACTTAGTAGAAGGTGATATTATCAAATGTGATACTAGAACTGGTGAGTATTTAGAGAAAGTAAAATAG
- the ribD gene encoding bifunctional diaminohydroxyphosphoribosylaminopyrimidine deaminase/5-amino-6-(5-phosphoribosylamino)uracil reductase RibD translates to MKIDDNFYMKLAIDEAWKYQLITYPNPAVGCVVIKDGEILSIEAHKEAGMPHAEVNALKAAYLKKYPNDILKAKTSSHDIHDYLIKNHKGFFEDCTIYVTLEPCNHIGKTPACANLLKEIKPKRVVVAQEDINKEAKGGLETLKHANIDVSLGCMKKEAYDLLYPFIKWTSGTFIFYKMAQTLNGCIDGSISSNMAKAYVHTLRNKIDLMLIGGNTVRTDKPTLDARYIAGRAPNIMIYSKNKIFDNNIPLFKIPNRDVIISDDLFKLLDYKFVMVEGTYNLMNKLKEKIDYIVLLVSPKIRKGANALNDIDMDFEIVHENYIGEEKIIYLKRKG, encoded by the coding sequence ATGAAAATAGATGATAACTTTTATATGAAACTTGCCATTGATGAGGCATGGAAATATCAATTAATAACTTATCCAAATCCAGCTGTTGGCTGTGTTGTTATAAAAGATGGAGAGATACTTTCTATTGAAGCTCATAAAGAAGCAGGAATGCCTCATGCTGAAGTAAATGCACTTAAAGCTGCATACCTTAAAAAATATCCAAATGATATTTTAAAAGCAAAAACATCAAGCCATGATATCCATGATTATCTAATAAAAAATCATAAGGGTTTTTTTGAAGACTGTACAATCTATGTGACCTTAGAACCATGTAATCATATTGGCAAAACTCCTGCTTGTGCAAATTTATTAAAAGAAATAAAACCTAAAAGAGTTGTAGTTGCCCAGGAAGATATAAATAAAGAGGCAAAAGGTGGTCTAGAAACATTAAAACATGCAAATATAGATGTGAGCCTTGGTTGTATGAAAAAAGAAGCCTATGACCTCTTATATCCATTTATAAAGTGGACAAGTGGAACTTTTATTTTTTATAAGATGGCTCAAACTTTAAATGGATGTATAGATGGTAGTATATCTTCAAATATGGCTAAAGCATATGTCCATACATTAAGAAATAAAATTGATTTAATGCTTATTGGTGGAAATACAGTAAGAACTGATAAACCAACTTTAGATGCTAGATATATAGCTGGACGAGCCCCTAATATTATGATTTACTCAAAAAACAAAATCTTTGATAATAATATTCCACTTTTTAAAATACCTAATAGAGATGTAATTATTAGTGATGATTTATTTAAACTATTAGATTATAAGTTTGTAATGGTTGAGGGTACTTATAACTTGATGAATAAACTAAAAGAAAAGATAGATTATATTGTTTTACTTGTAAGCCCTAAGATTAGAAAAGGTGCAAATGCTTTAAATGATATTGATATGGATTTTGAGATTGTGCATGAGAATTATATAGGTGAAGAGAAAATTATCTATCTAAAAAGAAAAGGCTAG
- a CDS encoding LysE family translocator, with amino-acid sequence MSLESSLTFFLAILIFGITPGPGVFALLARGMTLGAKQCIPLAFGMTISDVIYLIFACLGLATIAHNYAFLFEVIRILGAIYLFYLGYKMFTSPIEIEETQKKEKVKKDFVLAFIQGFLISASNPKVILFYIAFLPTFLDIKSLELNDIVWVSFLTIVALMIGLMFVSILANKAKQLLKSKKSLKRLNYTAGTIMVAAGSFLLFNKQS; translated from the coding sequence ATGAGTTTAGAAAGCTCTTTAACCTTTTTTCTAGCAATATTAATATTTGGAATAACTCCTGGACCAGGTGTCTTTGCTCTTCTCGCAAGAGGTATGACACTTGGTGCTAAACAATGTATCCCTCTAGCTTTTGGTATGACAATTAGTGATGTAATCTATTTAATTTTTGCATGTTTAGGATTAGCTACAATTGCGCATAATTATGCTTTTTTATTTGAAGTAATTAGAATTTTAGGTGCAATATATTTATTTTATCTTGGATATAAAATGTTTACATCTCCAATAGAAATTGAAGAAACTCAAAAGAAAGAAAAGGTAAAAAAAGATTTTGTATTAGCTTTTATTCAAGGTTTTCTTATATCTGCTTCAAATCCAAAAGTTATACTTTTTTATATAGCTTTTTTACCAACGTTTTTAGATATAAAATCATTAGAATTGAATGATATTGTTTGGGTATCATTCTTAACAATTGTTGCATTGATGATAGGATTAATGTTTGTATCAATTTTAGCTAACAAAGCTAAACAACTATTAAAATCAAAAAAATCACTTAAAAGATTAAATTATACAGCTGGAACAATTATGGTTGCAGCAGGTAGTTTTCTTTTATTTAATAAGCAGTCATAA
- the rimP gene encoding ribosome maturation factor RimP produces MNLEESIEIAVQGCDAEVYDIVSLKENDMNIFRVYVTSKEGINLDKCAEISRMISPILDLDEPMNGKYNLEVSSPGIERKLKNPRHFKASIGEKVKLKDFEKNIIKGELVEADDNEIKIKTEHGEEIVAYDEISSASTYFEW; encoded by the coding sequence GTGAATTTAGAAGAATCAATTGAAATTGCAGTACAAGGTTGTGATGCAGAAGTTTATGATATTGTATCTTTAAAAGAAAATGATATGAATATCTTTAGAGTTTATGTTACATCAAAAGAGGGCATTAACCTTGATAAATGTGCAGAAATTTCTAGAATGATTTCACCTATTTTAGATTTAGATGAACCAATGAATGGAAAATATAATTTAGAAGTTAGTTCTCCTGGAATTGAAAGAAAACTAAAAAACCCAAGACACTTTAAAGCATCTATTGGTGAAAAAGTAAAACTAAAAGATTTTGAAAAAAATATTATCAAAGGTGAATTAGTAGAAGCTGATGATAATGAAATAAAAATTAAAACTGAACATGGTGAAGAGATTGTTGCTTATGATGAAATCTCTTCAGCATCTACTTATTTTGAATGGTAA
- the rbfA gene encoding 30S ribosome-binding factor RbfA, with the protein MKSINLQRTESLLMELVPEALSTMSDERIRSLPITGINCKNGKYDAIVYFDGSDFEDKEIPGVVSALTKASGRIKSYVLSATGWYKCPNFKFENDKSLEKSKNIEDLFRKIEKDKKSKS; encoded by the coding sequence ATGAAAAGTATAAATCTTCAAAGAACTGAATCATTATTGATGGAGCTTGTACCTGAAGCTCTATCAACTATGAGTGATGAAAGAATTAGATCTCTTCCTATTACTGGAATTAATTGCAAAAATGGAAAATATGATGCAATAGTTTATTTTGATGGAAGTGATTTCGAAGACAAAGAAATACCAGGTGTGGTTTCTGCATTAACTAAAGCAAGTGGTAGAATAAAATCATATGTTTTAAGTGCAACAGGTTGGTATAAATGTCCTAACTTTAAATTTGAAAATGATAAATCTTTAGAAAAATCAAAAAATATTGAAGATTTATTTAGAAAAATTGAAAAAGATAAAAAGAGTAAATCGTGA
- the infB gene encoding translation initiation factor IF-2, with translation MSDNVRVYEIAEEAGASSTEVIAKAKDLGIELKSPQTAVSFEDAEEIANYIMTGKSSKLAKKPAAKKVVKKKEPVKKETESNKEEEKKEEEAPKETEVAEKKVEKEEETKKEEPKEESVKSVAPKRVVPKRRGLKIIKKKKPKEETTTSIQTSSSDIDGQPKKAMKSLSEILGGNEKQEDKKETAAQKAAKKKEKKKQPPKAHDHGKVIELERNSQSDFSNASDESLLGEEVVLLDMDLSEHSKFLEENKPNNNNDKKQSRSSRPAAFGNRPQGLKRKKRKKRIKRTEEEVEITEVTIPEDVRVYEFAEACGKSASEVITVLFGLGMMVTKNDFLKQDELEILGEEFGIEVTVKDALEDANYVEDYQEEEIDESNFETRPPVVTIMGHVDHGKTSLLDKIRSSKIASGEAGGITQHISAYTIEQNDQKITFVDTPGHAAFSAMRARGAEVTDIVIIVVAADDGVKQQTEEVISHAKASGCPIIVAVNKIDKEAANMDMVKAQMAEREMTPVDWGGDIEFIGVSAKTGEGIDDLLENILLQSEILELKADPTAKAKATVVESSLEKGRGPVATVIVQNGELKVGDNIVCDTTFGRVKAITNDMGKQVKSLGLSETGSVLGLNDVPAAGAILVAQESDKEAREIATTRAEHARAKELSKSTKVSLEEMSGLIAEGKIKQLPVIIKTDVGGSLEAIKGSLEKIQNEEVKVKVVHAGVGGITESDLILAGASDGCIILGFNVRPTGSVKNKAKADGITINTYSIIYDLIDDIKDTLSGMMSAVIREENTGQAEVRDTFVVPKVGTVAGCFVTDGKVIRGGHARIIRDGVVTYTGKISSLKRFKDDVKEVSNGYECGIMFDKFNDIKVGDFIETFIQIEEKREIEL, from the coding sequence ATGTCAGATAACGTAAGAGTATATGAAATTGCTGAAGAAGCAGGAGCTAGTAGCACAGAAGTAATTGCTAAAGCTAAAGATTTAGGGATAGAACTTAAATCACCTCAAACAGCAGTTTCTTTTGAAGATGCAGAAGAGATAGCAAACTACATTATGACTGGTAAGAGTTCAAAACTTGCAAAAAAACCAGCAGCTAAAAAAGTAGTGAAGAAAAAAGAACCAGTTAAAAAAGAGACTGAGTCTAATAAAGAAGAAGAAAAAAAAGAAGAAGAGGCACCAAAAGAGACTGAGGTTGCAGAGAAAAAAGTAGAAAAAGAAGAAGAGACAAAAAAAGAAGAGCCAAAAGAAGAAAGCGTTAAAAGTGTGGCTCCAAAAAGAGTTGTTCCAAAAAGAAGAGGCTTAAAAATCATTAAAAAGAAGAAACCAAAAGAAGAGACAACTACGTCAATTCAAACTTCTTCTTCAGATATTGATGGTCAACCTAAAAAAGCAATGAAATCGCTTAGTGAAATTTTAGGTGGAAATGAAAAGCAAGAAGACAAAAAAGAGACTGCAGCTCAAAAAGCAGCTAAAAAGAAAGAGAAAAAGAAACAACCTCCAAAAGCACATGACCATGGTAAAGTTATTGAATTAGAAAGAAATTCTCAATCTGATTTCTCTAATGCAAGTGATGAATCATTACTTGGGGAAGAAGTTGTTTTATTAGATATGGACTTATCTGAACATTCTAAATTCTTAGAAGAGAATAAACCAAACAATAATAATGATAAAAAACAAAGTAGATCTTCTAGACCTGCTGCATTTGGTAATAGACCACAAGGTTTAAAAAGAAAGAAAAGAAAGAAAAGAATTAAAAGAACTGAAGAAGAAGTAGAAATTACTGAAGTAACAATTCCAGAAGATGTAAGGGTTTATGAGTTTGCTGAAGCTTGTGGAAAATCAGCATCAGAAGTAATCACAGTATTATTTGGTCTTGGAATGATGGTTACTAAAAATGACTTCTTAAAACAAGATGAGTTAGAAATTCTTGGGGAAGAGTTTGGTATTGAAGTAACTGTTAAAGATGCTTTAGAAGATGCAAACTATGTTGAAGATTATCAAGAAGAAGAGATTGATGAATCTAACTTTGAAACTAGACCTCCTGTTGTTACTATTATGGGACACGTTGACCATGGTAAAACTTCATTATTAGATAAAATTAGATCTTCTAAAATCGCTTCAGGAGAAGCTGGTGGAATCACTCAACATATTTCAGCTTATACAATTGAACAAAATGATCAAAAAATCACTTTTGTAGATACTCCAGGTCACGCCGCGTTCTCTGCTATGAGAGCAAGAGGTGCTGAAGTAACTGATATTGTAATTATTGTTGTTGCAGCTGATGATGGTGTTAAACAACAAACTGAAGAAGTAATTTCTCATGCAAAAGCATCTGGATGTCCTATTATTGTAGCAGTTAACAAGATTGATAAAGAAGCAGCAAATATGGATATGGTTAAAGCTCAAATGGCAGAGAGAGAAATGACTCCTGTTGATTGGGGTGGAGATATTGAATTTATTGGTGTGTCTGCAAAAACAGGAGAAGGAATTGATGATTTACTAGAAAACATTCTTTTACAATCTGAAATTCTAGAACTAAAAGCTGACCCAACTGCAAAAGCAAAAGCAACTGTGGTAGAATCATCTTTAGAAAAAGGTAGAGGACCTGTTGCAACTGTTATTGTTCAAAATGGTGAACTAAAAGTTGGTGACAATATTGTTTGTGATACTACATTTGGTAGAGTTAAAGCAATTACAAATGATATGGGAAAACAAGTAAAATCACTAGGACTTTCTGAAACTGGTTCGGTTTTAGGTTTAAATGATGTTCCAGCAGCTGGTGCAATTTTAGTAGCACAAGAGTCTGATAAAGAAGCAAGAGAAATTGCTACAACAAGAGCAGAACATGCAAGAGCTAAAGAGCTAAGTAAATCAACAAAAGTATCATTAGAAGAGATGAGTGGATTAATTGCAGAAGGTAAGATCAAACAACTTCCAGTAATTATTAAAACGGATGTTGGTGGTTCTTTAGAAGCAATTAAAGGTTCATTAGAAAAAATCCAAAATGAAGAAGTAAAAGTAAAAGTAGTTCACGCTGGTGTTGGTGGAATTACTGAGTCTGATTTAATTCTTGCTGGTGCATCAGATGGATGTATTATTTTAGGATTTAATGTAAGACCAACTGGTTCTGTTAAAAATAAAGCAAAAGCTGATGGTATTACTATTAATACTTACTCTATCATTTATGACTTAATTGATGATATTAAAGATACACTTTCTGGTATGATGAGTGCAGTTATTAGAGAAGAAAATACTGGACAAGCAGAAGTTAGAGATACATTTGTTGTTCCAAAAGTTGGAACAGTTGCAGGATGTTTTGTAACTGATGGTAAAGTTATCAGAGGTGGACATGCAAGAATTATTAGAGACGGTGTTGTAACTTACACTGGTAAAATTTCATCTCTTAAAAGATTTAAAGATGATGTTAAAGAAGTATCAAATGGATACGAGTGTGGTATCATGTTTGACAAATTCAACGATATCAAAGTTGGAGACTTCATTGAAACATTTATTCAAATTGAAGAAAAAAGAGAAATTGAACTGTAA
- a CDS encoding DUF448 domain-containing protein, translating into MTILKKPIRTCIVCRGKFEQSLLLRFKCKDKKIQAFDNMGRSFYICKECISFLEDEDINSKNLKKLEKALFRECKNKDNYIGQLKEILTHVR; encoded by the coding sequence TTGACTATTTTGAAAAAACCCATTAGAACATGTATTGTTTGTAGAGGTAAATTTGAACAAAGCTTGTTACTAAGATTTAAATGTAAAGATAAGAAGATTCAAGCCTTTGACAATATGGGAAGAAGTTTTTATATCTGTAAAGAGTGTATTTCATTTTTAGAAGATGAAGACATTAATTCTAAAAATTTAAAAAAACTTGAAAAGGCACTTTTTAGAGAGTGTAAAAATAAAGATAACTACATAGGACAACTTAAGGAGATTTTAACGCATGTCAGATAA
- the thrB gene encoding homoserine kinase: MRISVPATSANLGPGFDTLGLAISLHNQVTIRPSKFHSVSLRGEGSNNPVLKDNNMFIAIFNDFYHNLSRKKRHFRFEFTNEVPLSRGLGSSSAVIVSAIASAYAIEGIKLDKQKLLNLALAYENHPDNITPAVMGGFNVATVQDNEVKFIRKTLPKSLKAIVVIPNRPISTQLARKALPFKYSKEDATFNISHSSLLTAAFMTENWDMLRTASLDKVHQKYRMKQMPELFDVQKTSLKHGALMSTLSGSGSTLFSMCLREDCQRIESELKKRFPHFKVLSRNFDNDGVRVED, translated from the coding sequence TTGAGAATTAGCGTTCCAGCAACAAGTGCTAACTTAGGACCAGGGTTTGATACTCTAGGATTAGCAATATCGTTACACAATCAAGTAACAATTAGACCTTCAAAATTTCACAGTGTGTCATTAAGAGGTGAGGGTTCAAATAACCCAGTATTAAAAGATAACAATATGTTTATTGCTATTTTTAATGATTTTTATCATAATCTATCTAGAAAAAAAAGACATTTTAGATTTGAGTTTACAAATGAAGTACCTTTATCAAGAGGATTAGGAAGTTCATCAGCAGTAATTGTTTCAGCAATTGCAAGTGCATATGCAATAGAAGGTATTAAGCTTGATAAACAAAAGCTTTTAAATCTAGCATTAGCTTATGAAAATCATCCAGATAATATTACTCCAGCAGTAATGGGTGGATTTAATGTAGCTACTGTTCAAGATAATGAAGTTAAATTTATAAGAAAAACTTTACCAAAATCTTTAAAAGCTATTGTAGTAATTCCAAATAGACCAATTTCAACACAATTAGCAAGAAAAGCTTTACCATTTAAGTACTCTAAAGAAGATGCAACTTTTAATATTTCTCATTCTTCTTTATTAACGGCAGCCTTTATGACTGAAAATTGGGATATGTTAAGAACTGCATCATTAGATAAAGTACATCAAAAATATAGAATGAAACAGATGCCCGAACTGTTTGATGTACAAAAAACTTCACTTAAACATGGTGCTTTAATGAGCACTCTATCAGGATCTGGTTCAACACTTTTTTCTATGTGTTTAAGAGAAGATTGTCAAAGAATTGAGTCTGAACTTAAAAAAAGGTTCCCTCATTTTAAAGTTCTATCAAGGAATTTTGATAATGATGGTGTTAGAGTAGAAGATTAA
- the lpxC gene encoding UDP-3-O-acyl-N-acetylglucosamine deacetylase gives MKQRTIANSVEIVGIGLHKGVPVKMKLEPLDSDMGIVFYREDEGVTIPLKIENVVDTKMATVIGKDGVVISTIEHLLSAVYAYGIDNLRVIIDNDEVPVLDGSSSGYCMLIEEAGIKELSASKKAIKIKRDVEITTEDGKKVALKPSNHIIYDFSIDFDHPVIGEQEFRFDYSIEEYKENISRARTFGFLHEVQYLRSQGLAQGGSLENAIVLDQSKVLNPEGLRYSDEFVRHKILDAIGDMALLGYTLVGEYGAHAGSHYLNHLLTKKVYESEENYEILDLEEANEEAQVFEMAYSKVQA, from the coding sequence ATGAAACAACGTACAATAGCAAATAGTGTAGAAATAGTTGGAATAGGGCTTCATAAAGGAGTCCCTGTAAAAATGAAGCTAGAACCTTTAGATTCTGATATGGGAATAGTTTTTTATAGAGAAGATGAAGGTGTTACAATCCCTCTAAAAATAGAGAATGTTGTTGATACAAAAATGGCAACGGTTATAGGAAAAGATGGAGTTGTTATTTCAACTATTGAACATTTATTATCTGCTGTTTATGCCTATGGAATTGATAATTTAAGAGTTATTATTGATAATGATGAGGTTCCAGTTCTTGATGGTAGTTCGTCTGGTTATTGCATGCTTATTGAAGAAGCAGGAATAAAAGAGTTATCAGCTTCAAAAAAAGCAATTAAAATAAAAAGAGATGTTGAGATTACAACAGAAGATGGGAAAAAAGTTGCTTTAAAACCTTCAAATCATATTATTTATGATTTTTCAATTGACTTTGACCATCCAGTTATTGGAGAACAAGAGTTCAGGTTTGATTATTCAATTGAAGAGTATAAAGAGAATATCAGTAGAGCTAGAACTTTTGGCTTTTTACATGAAGTTCAATATTTAAGAAGCCAAGGTTTAGCACAAGGTGGAAGTTTAGAAAATGCTATTGTTCTTGACCAGTCAAAAGTTCTTAATCCAGAAGGTTTAAGATATAGTGATGAATTTGTTAGACATAAAATCTTAGATGCAATAGGTGATATGGCTTTACTTGGTTATACTTTAGTTGGTGAGTATGGTGCTCATGCAGGTAGTCATTATTTAAATCATTTACTTACGAAAAAAGTATATGAAAGCGAAGAAAACTATGAAATACTAGATTTAGAAGAAGCAAATGAAGAAGCACAAGTATTTGAAATGGCATACTCTAAGGTTCAAGCTTGA
- a CDS encoding M23 family metallopeptidase, which produces MRRQKNSFGKIVIFLVLAVVAAGAVFVFLSPQFEKQAPKIISESSLFWNGKDKITISLSDESGIKEYSAYYVGNNGPVVINSQKISSKQTNVTFNLGDIRLNPNAKSVKIIVEATDRSSWNLFQGNTVSKEFIFDVDRKRPIANVITNSYNIRKGGSAAVVVEVRDENLSDKYITFNNEYRFELIPYKKENFYVAIIAWPVWEEDFSRVNLVAVDKANNTTISKVPLYIKDLKIKNDKIKISKNFIERKSIPVLQRSDFEVPTADADIFIKQNRDLRVDNVSTIRKASLENMSKEMVGDFDLKPFRRLSGSKTFAGFAERRHYYYEGNKIDEAWHLGMDWASIKHATIKISNDGRVIFNDYLGIYGNTLIIDHGFGVQSLYAHTSKSFVQNSEDVRAGDKIATTGSSGAVFGDHLHFGVLVQGIEVNPLEWMDRNWIKTRISNILQEADYAIKSSKK; this is translated from the coding sequence TTGAGACGACAAAAAAATAGTTTTGGAAAAATAGTTATCTTTTTAGTTTTAGCAGTTGTTGCAGCAGGTGCTGTATTTGTATTTTTATCTCCACAGTTTGAGAAACAAGCTCCAAAGATTATTTCAGAGAGTAGTCTGTTTTGGAATGGTAAAGATAAGATAACAATTTCTTTATCCGATGAAAGTGGAATCAAAGAGTATAGTGCTTATTATGTTGGAAATAATGGACCAGTTGTAATTAATAGTCAAAAAATATCTTCAAAACAAACAAATGTGACTTTTAATTTAGGTGATATTAGATTAAACCCAAATGCTAAAAGTGTAAAGATTATTGTAGAAGCTACTGATAGAAGTAGTTGGAACTTATTTCAAGGTAATACTGTTTCAAAAGAGTTTATCTTTGATGTTGATAGAAAAAGACCTATTGCAAATGTTATTACAAACTCATACAATATTAGAAAAGGTGGTAGTGCCGCTGTTGTTGTTGAAGTAAGAGATGAAAACTTAAGTGATAAGTATATAACTTTTAATAATGAATATAGGTTTGAATTAATTCCATATAAAAAAGAGAATTTTTATGTTGCAATTATTGCTTGGCCTGTTTGGGAAGAAGATTTTTCAAGGGTAAATTTAGTTGCAGTGGATAAAGCAAATAATACAACAATTTCAAAAGTTCCTCTTTATATAAAAGATTTAAAAATTAAAAATGACAAAATAAAAATTAGTAAAAACTTTATAGAAAGAAAATCAATTCCTGTATTACAAAGAAGTGATTTTGAAGTTCCAACAGCAGATGCTGATATTTTTATAAAACAAAATAGAGATTTAAGAGTTGATAATGTATCAACTATTAGAAAAGCTAGTTTAGAAAATATGTCAAAAGAGATGGTAGGTGATTTTGACCTAAAACCATTTAGAAGACTTAGTGGTTCTAAAACTTTTGCAGGTTTTGCAGAAAGAAGACATTATTATTATGAAGGCAACAAAATTGATGAAGCTTGGCATTTAGGAATGGATTGGGCAAGTATAAAACATGCTACAATTAAAATATCAAATGATGGTAGAGTTATTTTTAATGATTATTTGGGAATTTATGGAAATACTTTAATCATCGATCATGGGTTTGGAGTACAATCTTTATATGCTCATACAAGTAAATCTTTTGTGCAAAATAGTGAAGATGTAAGAGCAGGAGATAAGATTGCAACAACGGGAAGTAGTGGAGCTGTATTTGGAGATCACTTACATTTTGGAGTATTAGTTCAAGGAATTGAAGTAAATCCTTTAGAGTGGATGGATAGAAATTGGATAAAAACAAGAATTTCAAATATTCTTCAAGAAGCAGATTATGCAATTAAAAGTAGTAAAAAATGA
- a CDS encoding bifunctional oligoribonuclease/PAP phosphatase NrnA encodes MKKDFILNNKINMTDYAKALALIEKSRYILIVTHVNPDPDSIGSALALSNFLQENRIKHKVYNVSSDLPQNLDFIPRFEKITDQLPKFYDLVISCDCGTYARLGFDVPKDIPIINFDHHQSNNNFGKINIVDPMKSSTAEIVYDFFKHNGLYITKASATALYVGIYDDSLAFSLGRCDELTFDKVNHLVEFGASPSEIANKLLRRDSLAKYRIIPKVLESLELYKEGEVASIYAKTKWFKETGAHNRDCEDALDMIMSMHIVKVAFFVREVNGVSRISLRSKGKIDVSKVAGKFGGGGHFNAAGCTLDTTDIEKARKKVLKEVFETTKK; translated from the coding sequence ATGAAAAAAGACTTTATCCTTAATAATAAAATCAATATGACAGATTATGCAAAAGCATTAGCGCTTATTGAAAAGAGTAGATATATATTAATAGTTACTCACGTAAATCCAGATCCAGATTCAATTGGTTCAGCTTTAGCATTGTCAAATTTTTTGCAGGAAAATAGAATTAAACATAAAGTATATAATGTTAGTTCTGATCTTCCTCAAAATTTAGATTTTATTCCAAGGTTTGAAAAAATCACAGACCAGCTCCCAAAATTTTATGATTTGGTTATTTCTTGTGATTGTGGAACTTATGCAAGACTTGGTTTTGATGTTCCAAAAGATATCCCAATTATTAATTTTGACCATCATCAGTCAAATAATAATTTTGGAAAAATAAATATTGTTGATCCAATGAAAAGTTCAACTGCAGAGATTGTTTATGATTTTTTCAAACATAATGGTCTTTATATTACAAAAGCTAGTGCAACAGCACTTTATGTAGGTATTTATGATGATTCTTTGGCATTTTCTTTAGGAAGATGTGATGAACTAACTTTTGATAAAGTTAATCATCTTGTTGAGTTTGGAGCAAGCCCTTCTGAAATAGCAAATAAACTTCTTAGACGTGATTCTTTAGCAAAATATAGAATTATTCCAAAAGTTTTAGAAAGTCTAGAGCTTTATAAAGAAGGTGAAGTTGCTTCAATTTATGCAAAAACAAAGTGGTTTAAAGAAACGGGAGCTCATAATAGAGATTGTGAAGATGCTCTTGATATGATTATGAGTATGCATATTGTAAAAGTTGCATTTTTTGTAAGGGAAGTAAATGGTGTATCAAGAATCTCTTTAAGATCAAAGGGAAAAATTGATGTATCAAAAGTTGCAGGAAAATTTGGAGGTGGCGGCCATTTTAATGCAGCAGGTTGTACTTTAGATACAACTGATATAGAAAAAGCCAGAAAAAAAGTTTTAAAGGAAGTTTTTGAGACGACAAAAAAATAG